One region of Microbacterium rhizosphaerae genomic DNA includes:
- a CDS encoding WhiB family transcriptional regulator, with amino-acid sequence MDWRDKAACLTVDPELFFPVGNTGPAVDQIEKAKAVCARCTVTEICLQYALETGQDSGVWGGLSEDERRALKRRAARARRAG; translated from the coding sequence ATGGACTGGCGCGACAAAGCCGCATGCCTGACCGTCGACCCCGAACTGTTCTTCCCCGTGGGGAACACCGGACCGGCCGTCGACCAGATCGAGAAGGCGAAGGCTGTCTGCGCTCGCTGCACCGTGACCGAGATCTGCCTGCAGTACGCCCTCGAGACGGGTCAGGACTCAGGCGTCTGGGGCGGCCTGTCCGAGGACGAGCGCCGCGCCCTCAAACGGCGCGCCGCCCGCGCGCGTCGCGCCGGCTGA
- a CDS encoding histidine kinase — protein MATTLLARAASVLVGLEALGVLGVAVWQVVAVAGGDTDSAVSSIALLVLTVVGAVAVGAFAIGIWRGWSWGRSGGIVTQLLIIAVAVGAMTGAGADPLLGIGLIIPALIVFVLLVLVIRRVGAENADDTSARS, from the coding sequence ATGGCCACAACCCTGCTCGCGCGCGCGGCTTCCGTGCTCGTCGGCCTCGAAGCGCTGGGCGTGCTCGGGGTCGCGGTCTGGCAGGTGGTCGCCGTCGCGGGCGGCGACACGGACTCGGCCGTCAGCTCGATCGCGCTCCTCGTCCTCACCGTCGTCGGCGCGGTCGCCGTGGGTGCGTTCGCGATCGGCATCTGGCGCGGCTGGTCGTGGGGACGCTCGGGCGGCATCGTGACGCAGCTGCTCATCATCGCGGTCGCGGTCGGCGCGATGACCGGCGCGGGCGCCGATCCGCTCCTCGGCATCGGCCTCATCATCCCCGCGCTCATCGTGTTCGTGCTCCTCGTCCTCGTCATCCGCCGTGTCGGGGCCGAGAACGCGGACGACACATCCGCGCGGAGCTGA
- the bcp gene encoding thioredoxin-dependent thiol peroxidase yields the protein MTLAPGTAAPDFTLEDQDDTPVSLHELRGHPVILYFYPAAMTPGCTTEACDFRDSLGPLQGAGYTVVGVSRDTPEKLRDFRARDGLTFPLLSDPDHAVHEAYGAWGEKMNYGKKVEGVIRSTFVIDERGEIQQALYNVKATGHVARLRKTLGID from the coding sequence ATGACCCTCGCACCCGGAACAGCTGCGCCCGACTTCACGCTCGAGGACCAGGACGACACCCCGGTCTCGCTGCATGAGCTGCGCGGGCATCCGGTGATCCTGTACTTCTACCCGGCGGCGATGACCCCGGGCTGTACGACCGAGGCGTGCGATTTCCGCGACAGCCTCGGCCCGCTGCAGGGCGCGGGCTACACGGTCGTCGGCGTCTCGCGCGACACCCCCGAGAAGCTGCGCGACTTCCGTGCCCGCGATGGGCTGACCTTCCCGCTGCTCAGCGACCCCGACCACGCCGTGCACGAGGCGTACGGCGCGTGGGGCGAGAAGATGAACTACGGCAAGAAGGTCGAGGGCGTCATCCGGTCGACGTTCGTCATCGACGAGCGGGGCGAGATCCAGCAGGCGCTCTACAACGTCAAGGCGACGGGTCACGTCGCGCGACTGCGCAAGACCCTCGGCATCGACTGA